In Halichondria panicea chromosome 17, odHalPani1.1, whole genome shotgun sequence, a single window of DNA contains:
- the LOC135351700 gene encoding ankyrin repeat domain-containing protein 40-like, which yields MEAELREAACIGNLHAVQKLLRSGVSINSQNSMNGWTALHWACKRGHAPVVMHLLQSGADVAIETHKGEHPLQLATSSEVREVFTSRLSTEAIEECTLENTNPLPIVPNYLKNPVFPYYDVEVEDDHITGGTIVPVKMNGNLEKGVPKLAVNDSRKPGVTFKIRVAEKETDFVEVELSSLTYLSLLAAICEEFELTSSDVAKIRKLPNVLVRKDKDVQRLKEGQELEIILNS from the exons ATGGAGGCAGAGCTGAGAGAAGCAGCATGCATTGGAAATCTTCACGCTGTGCAGAAGCTGCTGAGAAGTGGAGTGAGCATCAATTCCCAGAACAGTATGAACGGCTG GACAGCTCTACACTGGGCATGCAAGAGAGGACATGCGCCTGTTGTGATGCATCTTCTGCAGAGTGGTGCGGATGTAGCAATAGAAACTCACAAAGGGGAACATCCATTGCAATTGGCAACATCTTCCGAAGTTCGTGAAGTATTCACGTCTCGATTGTCGACCGAGGCCATTGAAGAATGTACCCTAGAAAATACCAACCCCCTACCTATTGTTCCGAACTATTTAAAGAATCCTGTATTTCCGTATTACGATGTTGAAGTGGAAGACGACCATATAACTGGTGGTACTATTGTACCAGTTAAAATGAATGGGAATTTAGAGAAAGGTGTGCCTAAACTAGCTGTAAACGATTCAAGAAAACCGGGAGTGACATTTAAAATTCGTGTTGCAGAAAAGGAGACCGATTTTGTAGAAGTGGAGCTCTCATCTCTGACTTATCTGTCTCTGTTGGCGGCCATTTGTGAGGAGTTTGAGTTGACCTCATCTGATGTGGCAAAGATTCGTAAACTACCCAACGTACTGGTCCGCAAAGACAAGGATGTACAAAGACTGAAAGAAGGTCAAGAACTTGAGATTATTCTGAACTCATAA
- the LOC135351696 gene encoding uncharacterized protein LOC135351696 — translation MSSSEPADSSLKRPSNGEHLPATYTLTNIAGDNGILADHENHKSGDLNNIDSSELSDEGDIEIEHLSSGYDGNAQSPHAVRGKRTVINIWQKAILEDYFRNGMTSASMQLHSLHVAAAEKTGLDLGVIKNWIRNRRRPAAARSAERLTSLISATSVSTTPLSVPSMLPPIPIISSSMAMSSILTPSNHPPPSLVDVSAVLAPPATKRHNMEPHAASPTIRVLKTVPPSHSAPQASQAETQFLVKVRLSEVDDEDFVEVELSSLTYQSLFAAICEEFELTSSDVAKIRKLPNVLVRKDKDVQRLKEGQELEVVINSTRLRGYHGNSIVSNDNMPPGVSLQNLSSGHFITP, via the exons ATGAGCTCAAGTGAGCCAGCTGATTCGTCTCTCAAGAGACCGAGCAATGGTGAACACTTGCCAGCTACCTACACACTCACCAACATTGCAGGGGACAATGGAATACTTGCTGATCATGAAAACCATAAATCGGGAGATCTGAATAATATCGACTCGTCTGAGCTGAGTGATGAAGGGGACATCGAAATTGAGCACCTAAGTTCTGGCTATGACGGCAACGCACAATCCCCACACGCTGTTCGCGGTAAACGAACCGTAATAAACATTTGGCAGAAGGCGATACTGGAAGACTATTTTCGCAATGGAATGACGAGCGCTTCGATGCAACTTCACTCTCTTCACGTGGCTGCAGCGGAAAAGACCGGACTAGACCTCGGTGTCATCAAG AACTGGATCAGAAATCGAAGGAGGCCTGCAGCTGCCAGGAGTGCTGAGAGACTCACAAGCCTCATTTCGGCCACCTCTGTTTCAACCACCCCACTCAGTGTGCCCTCAATGCTACCTCCCATCCCAATAATTTCCTCAAGCATGGCCATGTCATCCATTTTGACCCCTTCCAACCATCCTCCTCCTAGCCTAGTGGATGTGTCTGCAGTTCTAGCTCCACCGGCAACCAAAAGACATAATATGGAACCAC ATGCTGCTAGCCCTACAATTCGAGTACTGAAAACTGTACCACCTTCACACAGTGCACCACAGGCGTCACAGGCTGAAACACAGTTTCTTGTTAAAGTGCGATTGTCTGAAGTCGATGATGAAGATTTTGTAGAAGTGGAGCTCTCATCTCTGACTTATCAGTCTCTGTTTGCGGCCATTTGTGAGGAGTTTGAGTTGACCTCATCTGATGTGGCAAAGATTCGTAAACTACCCAACGTACTGGTCCGCAAAGACAAGGATGTGCAAAGACTGAAAGAAGGTCAAGAACTTGAAGTCGTCATAAACTCAACCCGTCTTCGTGGTTACCATGGCAATTCCATCGTATCCAATGACAACATGCCTCCGGGAGTTTCGTTGCAAAATTTATCGAGTGGACATTTCATTACCCCGTAG
- the LOC135351697 gene encoding ribonuclease H2 subunit A-like isoform X3 — MVYGAAFCPVSKKQQVKDLGVADSKVLKEHQRDKLFKDINSSGEYIGWKVEVLSPNHISNSMLQRTKYSLNALSHDAAIGLIRRTLADGVKLTEVYVDTVGDPGKYEAKLSDLFPQLSITVAKKADALYPIVSAASICAKVIRDECLKRWKFVEEEFGDSDLGSGYPADPNTKSWLGRNIDPVFGYPTVVRFSWATCQTILDAKAVDVQWPDDDEDEDSAGIAKISSFFAPKSENPDKKRHKFFAERGLTSVSNF, encoded by the exons ATGGTGTATGGGGCAGCTTTCTGCCCTGTATCGAAGAAACAGCAAGTCAAAGATCTTGGTGTAGCAG ACTCAAAGGTCCTGAAGGAACATCAGCGTGACAAATTATTCAAGGATATCAATTCATCGGGGGAGTACATAGGATGGAAAGTTGAGGTCCTCTCTCCAAATCACATCTCCAACAGCATGCTACAGAG GACCAAGTACAGTCTGAATGCCCTGTCACATGATGCTGCTATTGGGCTCATTCGCAGGACCCTGGCTGATGGAGTTAAACTGACTGAG GTGTACGTGGACACAGTGGGTGACCCTGGCAAGTATGAGGCCAAGCTGAGTGACTTGTTTCCCCAGCTGAGCATCACAGTGGCCAAGAAGGCTGACGCTCTCTACCCCATAGTCAGTGCAGCCAGTATCTGTGCTAAG GTGATACGAGATGAGTGCTTGAAGAGGTGGAAGTTTGTGGAGGAGGAGTTTGGTGACAGTGATCTTGGAAGTGGCTATCCTGCAg ACCCTAACACTAAGTCTTGGCTGGGCAGGAACATAGACCCTGTGTTTGGCTACCCTACTGTGGTGAGGTTCAGCTGGGCCACCTGTCAGACGATACTGGACGCAAAGGCAGTCGATGTGCAATG gccTGATGATGATGAAGACGAGGACAGTGCTGGTATTGCCAAGATCAGCTCGTTCTTTGCCCCGAAATCTGAAAACCCGGACAAGAAAAGACATAAATTTTTCGCTGAGAGAGGACTCACTTCTGTATCAAACTTTTAA
- the LOC135351697 gene encoding ribonuclease H2 subunit A-like isoform X1, with protein sequence MASEEASSADLFLADTLFSRSLQSQVPASSRDEECCLGIDEAGRGPVLGPMVYGAAFCPVSKKQQVKDLGVADSKVLKEHQRDKLFKDINSSGEYIGWKVEVLSPNHISNSMLQRTKYSLNALSHDAAIGLIRRTLADGVKLTEVYVDTVGDPGKYEAKLSDLFPQLSITVAKKADALYPIVSAASICAKVIRDECLKRWKFVEEEFGDSDLGSGYPADPNTKSWLGRNIDPVFGYPTVVRFSWATCQTILDAKAVDVQWPDDDEDEDSAGIAKISSFFAPKSENPDKKRHKFFAERGLTSVSNF encoded by the exons ATGGCGAGTGAAGAAGCTAGTAGTGCTGATCTCTTCCTTGCTGATACTCTCTTCAGTCGTAGTCTGCAGTCACAAGTACCAGCCTCCAGCAGAGATGAAGAGTGCTGTCTGGGAATAGACGAAGCTGGTAGAGGTCCTGTGCTAG GTCCGATGGTGTATGGGGCAGCTTTCTGCCCTGTATCGAAGAAACAGCAAGTCAAAGATCTTGGTGTAGCAG ACTCAAAGGTCCTGAAGGAACATCAGCGTGACAAATTATTCAAGGATATCAATTCATCGGGGGAGTACATAGGATGGAAAGTTGAGGTCCTCTCTCCAAATCACATCTCCAACAGCATGCTACAGAG GACCAAGTACAGTCTGAATGCCCTGTCACATGATGCTGCTATTGGGCTCATTCGCAGGACCCTGGCTGATGGAGTTAAACTGACTGAG GTGTACGTGGACACAGTGGGTGACCCTGGCAAGTATGAGGCCAAGCTGAGTGACTTGTTTCCCCAGCTGAGCATCACAGTGGCCAAGAAGGCTGACGCTCTCTACCCCATAGTCAGTGCAGCCAGTATCTGTGCTAAG GTGATACGAGATGAGTGCTTGAAGAGGTGGAAGTTTGTGGAGGAGGAGTTTGGTGACAGTGATCTTGGAAGTGGCTATCCTGCAg ACCCTAACACTAAGTCTTGGCTGGGCAGGAACATAGACCCTGTGTTTGGCTACCCTACTGTGGTGAGGTTCAGCTGGGCCACCTGTCAGACGATACTGGACGCAAAGGCAGTCGATGTGCAATG gccTGATGATGATGAAGACGAGGACAGTGCTGGTATTGCCAAGATCAGCTCGTTCTTTGCCCCGAAATCTGAAAACCCGGACAAGAAAAGACATAAATTTTTCGCTGAGAGAGGACTCACTTCTGTATCAAACTTTTAA
- the LOC135351697 gene encoding ribonuclease H2 subunit A-like isoform X2 — translation MASEEASSADLFLADTLFSRSLQSQVPASSRDEECCLGIDEAGRGPVLGPMVYGAAFCPVSKKQQVKDLGVADSKVLKEHQRDKLFKDINSSGEYIGWKVEVLSPNHISNSMLQRTKYSLNALSHDAAIGLIRRTLADGVKLTEVYVDTVGDPGKYEAKLSDLFPQLSITVAKKADALYPIVSAASICAKVIRDECLKRWKFVEEEFGDSDLGSGYPADPNTKSWLGRNIDPVFGYPTVVRFSWATCQTILDAKAVDVQW, via the exons ATGGCGAGTGAAGAAGCTAGTAGTGCTGATCTCTTCCTTGCTGATACTCTCTTCAGTCGTAGTCTGCAGTCACAAGTACCAGCCTCCAGCAGAGATGAAGAGTGCTGTCTGGGAATAGACGAAGCTGGTAGAGGTCCTGTGCTAG GTCCGATGGTGTATGGGGCAGCTTTCTGCCCTGTATCGAAGAAACAGCAAGTCAAAGATCTTGGTGTAGCAG ACTCAAAGGTCCTGAAGGAACATCAGCGTGACAAATTATTCAAGGATATCAATTCATCGGGGGAGTACATAGGATGGAAAGTTGAGGTCCTCTCTCCAAATCACATCTCCAACAGCATGCTACAGAG GACCAAGTACAGTCTGAATGCCCTGTCACATGATGCTGCTATTGGGCTCATTCGCAGGACCCTGGCTGATGGAGTTAAACTGACTGAG GTGTACGTGGACACAGTGGGTGACCCTGGCAAGTATGAGGCCAAGCTGAGTGACTTGTTTCCCCAGCTGAGCATCACAGTGGCCAAGAAGGCTGACGCTCTCTACCCCATAGTCAGTGCAGCCAGTATCTGTGCTAAG GTGATACGAGATGAGTGCTTGAAGAGGTGGAAGTTTGTGGAGGAGGAGTTTGGTGACAGTGATCTTGGAAGTGGCTATCCTGCAg ACCCTAACACTAAGTCTTGGCTGGGCAGGAACATAGACCCTGTGTTTGGCTACCCTACTGTGGTGAGGTTCAGCTGGGCCACCTGTCAGACGATACTGGACGCAAAGGCAGTCGATGTGCAATGGTGA
- the LOC135351694 gene encoding probable tubulin polyglutamylase TTLL9 produces the protein MATSKRDSKATTKPEGTTTVVPSYLISTRPVKQTKVHDRAIRYRTFLHNTIGAVMKTRGWQEVKEGEDWDFYWCDVGWMKDHFDQCYFEEHQRICHFRNHYEISRKNLMARNLKKLKRQYEKESKIEAAKCDFFPTTYELPSEYHMFVDQFKRNPGTIWIMKPAGKAQGKGIFLFRKLKDITDWKKEDYYHRNRDDEKNEREPPETYVVQRYIENPYLIGGKKFDIRVYVLVMSYTPLKVWLYRSGFARFSNARFSLNSISDAFVHLTNVAIQKTAPDYDPQKGCKWSLQEFRMYLTARHGHEVVRRLFQQIDEIFIKSLQSIQKIIINDKHCFEMYGFDIMFDDNLKPWLIEVNASPSLTASSQTDYDLKFGLLTDMLHIVDMEGRLSGTEKRIGGFDLMWNDGPVASDELALHCGQPVVYSSNSFLGCYNDREEQLQQLCKKS, from the coding sequence ATGGCCACAAGCAAAAGAGACTCTAAGGCAACTACAAAGCCTGAAGGTACTACCACTGTAGTCCCTTCATATCTTATAAGTACCAGGCCAGTCAAACAAACCAAGGTTCATGATCGAGCAATCCGCTATCGAACTTTTCTGCACAACACCATTGGAGCTGTTATGAAAACAAGAGGATGGCAAGAAGTCAAGGAAGGAGAGGATTGGGACTTCTACTGGTGTGATGTGGGCTGGATGAAGGATCACTTTGATCAATGTTACTTCGAGGAACATCAGCGAATTTGCCATTTCAGGAATCATTACGAAATCAGCCGAAAAAATCTCATGGCACGAAATCTGAAGAAACTGAAACGACAGTACGAAAAAGAATCGAAAATTGAAGCTGCCAAATGTGATTTTTTCCCCACGACATATGAGCTACCGTCAGAATATCATATGTTTGTCGACCAATTCAAACGCAACCCGGGCACTATTTGGATCATGAAACCCGCAGGCAAAGCACAGGGGAAAGGAATTTTCCTGTTTCGAAAACTTAAAGATATTACTGACTGGAAGAAGGAAGACTACTATCACCGCAATCGTGATGATGAAAAAAACGAACGTGAACCTCCCGAGACTTACGTTGTTCAGCGTTACATCGAAAACCCTTATCTAATTGGTGGAAAGAAATTCGATATTCGTGTGTATGTACTAGTGATGTCCTACACACCACTCAAGGTCTGGCTGTACAGAAGTGGATTTGCAAGATTCTCAAACGCCCGATTTTCTCTCAATTCGATTAGTGACGCTTTCGTGCATCTTACAAATGTGGCCATACAAAAAACGGCACCAGATTACGATCCTCAAAAAGGTTGCAAGTGGAGCCTTCAGGAATTTCGTATGTACCTGACGGCAAGACACGGTCATGAAGTTGTGCGAAGGTTGTTTCAGCAAATTGACGAAATATTCATAAAGAGCTTACAGAGTATTCAAAAAATCATTATCAATGACAAGCACTGTTTCGAGATGTATGGATTTGACATTATGTTTGATGATAACCTCAAGCCGTGGCTGATTGAAGTCAACGCTTCTCCTAGCCTCACAGCAAGCAGCCAAACAGACTATGACCTCAAGTTTGGACTCCTAACGGATATGCTGCACATTGTGGACATGGAGGGACGACTAAGTGGCACTGAAAAGAGAATTGGTGGATTTGATTTGATGTGGAATGATGGTCCCGTTGCGTCGGATGAGCTAGCACTTCATTGTGGACAACCCGTGGTCTACTCAAGCAACAGTTTCCTAGGCTGTTACAATGACAGAGAGGAACAACTGCAGCAACTGTGTAAAAAATCTTAA
- the LOC135351693 gene encoding splicing factor U2AF 50 kDa subunit-like, translated as MSEYGQGNGETYNTQQYAQDQSQQPAAITGGGADFTKIEPAHMDEPQSRHRDRDRGRGDRGGDRGRDRSSERRSRRKRSRSRDRGDRRRRSRDRRRSRSRDKRSRSKDRRRSRRSRSNDERGPEEAMEDREAERQRAKDRHKSKRRTASMWWDVAPRGFEHISPLQYKAMQAAGQVPTVGAPPPALGAATEALTIPPPSQPAASQMTRQARRLYIGSIPFGISEDAMLRFFNEKMAAAGLGTAAGPPVLAVQINMDKNFAFVEFRSVEETTKAMALDGIMLQSQSLKIRRPKDYSPLGFSSSDLVTHLPGVVSTVVQDGPWKVFCGGLPTYLSDDQVKELLSSFGDLRAFNLVKDSGTTFSKGYCFFEYVNHEITDVAIAGLNGMQIGDKKLVVQRASVGAKPGDMLMDQALEAGLAQPINIPGLCVAGTMQEATEVLCLMNMVTEEELMDDEEYEGIMEDVREECEKYGDVKSLEIPRPVDGLPVPGVGKIFVEFVDAGDCQSAHSSLAGRKFANRVVVASFFPLSQYKQKYFIAE; from the exons ATGAGTGAATACGGACAAGGCAATGGAGAAACTTATAACACGCAACAGTATGCTCAAGATCAAAGTCAACAGCCTG CGGCAATAACCGGAGGAGGGGCCGACTTTACCAAAATAGAGCCGGCTCACATGGATGAACCTCAATCTCGCCACAGAGACAGAGACAGAGGGAGAGGGGACAGGGGAGGGGACAGAGGTCGCGACAG GTCCTCCGAGAGACGCAGTCGTAGGAAGCGGAGTAGGTCACGTGACCGTGGTGATCGGAGACGTCGTAGCCGAGACCGTCGCCGTAGTCGCTCTCGAGATAAGAGAAGTCGTTCCAAAGATCGTAGGAGGAGCAGAAG GTCCCGTTCCAACGACGAGCGAGGTCCAGAGGAGGCTATGGAAGATCGTGAGGCAGAGAGACAGAGAGCCAAGGATCGTCACAAGAGCAAGCGGAGGACTGCCTCAATGTGGTGGGACGTAGCCCCACGAGGGTTCGAGCACATCTCCCCTCTCCAGTACAAGGCTATGCAAG CTGCTGGTCAGGTACCGACTGTGGGAGCTCCTCCCCCTGCCCTGGGTGCAGCCACAGAGGCCCTCACTATCCCCCCACCCTCTCAGCCAGCCGCTAGTCAGATGACACGACAAGCCCGCCGTCTTTACATAGGGAGCATTCCCTTCGGTATCAGTGAGGACGCCATGTTGAGATTCTTTAATGAGAAGATGGCTGCAGCTGGCCTTGGCACTGCTGCTGGCCCACCTGTGTTGGCTGTGCAGATCAACATGGACAAGAACTTTGCTTTTGTTGAG TTTCGATCAGTGGAGGAGACCACCAAGGCTATGGCACTGGATGGCATCATGCTGCAGAGTCAGTCCCTCAAGATCAGGAGACCCAAAGACTATTCTCCACTAGGATTCA GCAGCTCTGACCTAGTGACCCACCTGCCTGGAGTGGTGTCCACTGTGGTACAAGATGGCCCCTGGAAGGTCTTCTGTGGGGGACTGCCAACCTACCTCTCAGATGATCAG gtgaAAGAGTTGCTCTCATCGTTTGGTGACTTGCGTGCCTTTAACCTGGTCAAGGACAGTGGCACCACATTCTCAAAGGGGTACTGCTTCTTTGAGTATGTCAACCATGAGATAACAGATGTG GCTATAGCAGGACTTAATGGTATGCAGATAGGGGACAAGAAGCTGGTTGTTCAGAGGGCAAGTGTTGGGGCCAAGCCAGGGGACATGCTTATGGACCAGGCGTTGGAGGCCGGTCTAGCACAACCAATCAATATTCCGGGTCTCTGTGTTGCCGGGACGATGCAAGAAGCCACAGAAGTGTTGTGTTTGATGAATATGGTGACTGAGGAAGAGCTGATGGACGATGAGGAGTATgaag GTATCATGGAGGATGTGCGTGAGGAGTGTGAGAAGTACGGGGATGTCAAGTCCCTCGAGATACCACGCCCTGTGGATGGCCTCCCAGTGCCTGGAGTGGGCAAG ATATTTGTGGAGTTTGTTGATGCTGGTGATTGCCAAAGTGCCCACTCGTCACTGGCTGGGAGGAAGTTTGCTAACAGAGTCGTGGTGGCCTCCTTCTTCCCACTCAGCCAGTACAAGCAAAAGTACTTTATAGCAGAATGA
- the LOC135351692 gene encoding lipase maturation factor 1-like, protein MSSSVRRRAVAASRKPAEDEVREKEAPVEQHLEMDAGTYWLTRIVFTRSIGFVYLVAFLVALNQNKELIGANGLLPIPVFYSRIRTALEVPANSTVTMDAFLKGPSLFWWISEHYVDLTLDLVAYLGISLSAILLFLGSGNVLIFVVLRVLYHSLVFVGQIWYAFGWEVQLLEIGFLALIMVPLFSLRQFPRGTPTPWVAVWANRWLLFRIMIGAGLIKIRGDECWGDLTCMDYHYETQPVPNPLSYFLHQSPAFVHKLETLGNHFVELVVPFLIFLPRPFRLTCGVVQIIFQVMLILSGNLSFLNWLTILSAIFCFDDLSLQWLFSAATKEKVVQLQQEAKKETAKPLGYYVRQVSNVGVALLLGYLSIPVVLNLLSQHQVMNTSFNSLKIVNTYGAFGSVTKSRTEVVLEGTFSSDPGPNASWLEIEFKCKPGRTDRRPCIISPYHYRLDWMMWFAAFQDYNNNPWLVHLAAKIVSEDPSVESLVEHNPFRNKPPKFIRAQHYQYTYARLGSKAADEGHWWERKLIGPYIPVVAKEHLQKVAKQQGWTWYNKTKS, encoded by the exons atGTCTTCCTCTGTGCGAAGACGAGCTGTTGCTGCTAGTAGAAAGCCTGCTGAAGATGAAGTGAGAGAGAAAGAGGCTCCAGTGGAGCAGCATCTTGAGATGGATGCTGGGACCTACTGGCTTACCAGGATCGTGTTTACTCGATCCATTGGCTTTGTCTATT tggTAGCATTCCTGGTGGCACTGAACCAGAACAAGGAACTTATCGGTGCCAACGGTCTACTCCCCATTCCAGTGTTCTATTCCAGAATCAGAACGGCTCTGGAA GTGCCCGCTAACTCGACTGTTACTATGGATGCATTCTTGAAAGGGCCCAGTTTGTTTTGGTGGATCTCTGAACACTATGTTGACCTCACTCTAGACTTGGTGGCTTACCTCGGAATATCACTCTCGGCCATCTTATTGTTTCTGGGCTCAGGAAATGTGCTCATCTTTGTTGTGTTGAGAGTTTTGTACCACTCTCTTGTATTCGTGGGGCAGATTTGGTATGCCTTTG GTTGGGAGGTCCAGCTTCTTGAGATTGGTTTCCTAGCGTTGATCATGGTGCCTCTATTCAGCCTGAGGCAGTTTCCCCGAGGCACACCCACTCCCTGGGTAGCAGTGTGGGCCAACAGATGGCTTCTCTTCAGAATCATGATAGGAGCT GGACTGATCAAGATCAGAGGTGACGAGTGCTGGGGGGATTTGACATGCATGGACTATCATTACGAG ACTCAGCCAGTTCCCAACCCTCTCAGTTACTTTCTCCATCAGAGTCCTGCCTTTGTGCACAAGCTTGAGACTCTGGGCAACCATTTTGTGGAGTTAGTGGTTCCGTTTCTCATCTTCCTCCCTCGTCCTTTTAGACTGACCTGTGGAGTGGTGCAGATCATCTTTCAG GTGATGCTGATACTCAGCGGTAATCTAAGCTTCCTCAATTGGCTCACCATTCTGTCAGCCATCTTCTGCTTTGATGACCTCTCCCTGCAATGGCTCTTCTCTGCAGCTACTAAAGAGAAAGTGGTGCAACTCCAACAAGAGGCCAAGAAGGAAACAGCTAAACCTTTGG GCTACTACGTTCGACAAGTGTCCAATGTGGGCGTGGCATTGTTGCTAGGTTACCTGAGCATCCCAGTGGTCCTAAACCTCCTCTCTCAGCATCAAGTCATGAACACTTCCTTCAACTCTCTCAAGATTGTCAACACATACGGAGCGTTTGGAAG CGTCACCAAGAGCCGTACAGAAGTGGTCCTAGAAGGCACCTTCAGCTCAGACCCTGGACCAAACGCATCGTGGCTAGAGATTGAATTTAAATGCAAACCTGGCCGCACAGATCGTCGTCCTTGCATCATTTCCCCTTATCATTACCGCCTGGACTGGATGATGTGGTTTGCAGCTTTCCAGGACTACAATAATAACCCGTGGCTGGTTCATTTGGCTGCCAAGATAGTGTCCGAGGACCCCTCAGTGGAGAGTCTGGTCGAACACAACCCTTTCAGGAACAAACCACCTAA gTTCATTCGTGCACAGCACTATCAATATACCTACGCTCGTCTCGGCAGTAAAGCAGCTGACGAAGGTCACTGGTGGGAAAGAAAACTGATTGGTCCATATATTCCCGTCGTTGCTAAGGAACATCTCCAAAAAGTAGCCAAACAGCAAGGCTGGACTTGGTACAACAAAACTAAGAGTTGA